One genomic window of Azospirillum sp. TSH100 includes the following:
- the lptC gene encoding LPS export ABC transporter periplasmic protein LptC has translation MSLDDLRSPDRTAAGRTAPVLTAGEASTAGSSGARNASTAAEPPAALRAHRRRDTRPVSRVYSRFVSAMKFVLPAAALAMVALLAAWPSLNSPQSARVAADAGQSEMLKPRYFSLDEHNQPFSLVAAKADKSADQPDIVLLDDPQAEMTETTGTWVTMRSDKGWYNQATGILLMRGNVHVLRDDGNEFTTSEAEADIRKGNAWGEQAVTGQGPQGEINAKGFRMTDRGKNVVFLNQSKAEVQAAERPGSKKP, from the coding sequence TTGAGCCTGGACGACCTGCGCAGCCCCGACCGTACGGCAGCCGGCCGCACCGCACCCGTTTTGACCGCCGGGGAGGCATCCACCGCCGGTTCCTCTGGTGCCCGCAATGCGTCCACTGCCGCGGAACCGCCGGCGGCGCTGCGGGCGCACCGTCGCCGCGACACCCGTCCGGTCAGCCGGGTCTACAGCCGTTTCGTTTCCGCAATGAAGTTCGTGCTGCCGGCGGCTGCGCTGGCGATGGTGGCTCTGCTGGCCGCCTGGCCGTCGCTGAACAGCCCGCAGAGCGCTCGCGTCGCCGCCGACGCCGGGCAGAGCGAGATGCTGAAACCACGCTATTTCAGCCTGGACGAACACAACCAGCCCTTCTCGCTGGTGGCGGCCAAGGCCGACAAGTCGGCCGACCAGCCCGACATCGTCCTGCTCGACGACCCGCAGGCGGAGATGACCGAGACCACCGGCACCTGGGTGACCATGCGGTCCGACAAGGGCTGGTACAATCAGGCCACCGGCATCCTGCTGATGCGCGGCAACGTCCATGTCCTGCGCGACGACGGCAACGAGTTCACCACCAGCGAGGCCGAGGCCGACATCCGCAAGGGCAACGCCTGGGGCGAGCAGGCGGTGACCGGCCAGGGCCCGCAGGGCGAGATCAACGCCAAGGGTTTCCGCATGACGGACCGCGGCAAGAATGTCGTCTTCCTCAACCAGTCGAAGGCCGAGGTCCAGGCCGCCGAACGCCCCGGGAGCAAGAAGCCGTGA